A DNA window from Planctomycetota bacterium contains the following coding sequences:
- a CDS encoding DUF4212 domain-containing protein: MPNDPTQDTGPSAAQRYWKTNIKYLTVLLGIWFAVSYGCGILFVDQLNEYRLGGAKLGFWFAQQGSIYVFVALIAVYVVLMNKLDRRFGFRED; the protein is encoded by the coding sequence ATGCCAAACGATCCAACGCAAGACACAGGCCCGTCCGCGGCGCAGCGGTACTGGAAGACCAACATCAAGTACTTGACCGTGCTGCTCGGCATCTGGTTCGCCGTCAGCTACGGCTGCGGCATCCTCTTCGTCGATCAGCTCAATGAGTACCGCCTCGGCGGCGCGAAGCTCGGCTTCTGGTTCGCGCAGCAGGGCTCGATCTACGTCTTCGTCGCGCTCATCGCCGTCTACGTCGTGCTGATGAACAAGCTC